In Rhodothermales bacterium, one genomic interval encodes:
- a CDS encoding ABC-F family ATP-binding cassette domain-containing protein encodes MPLLSLDAVRKNYGVKPLLEDVTFVLEADERMGVIGPNGSGKTTLLRIIAGVEPPDGGRVAATSGSHVAYLPQNPVFDDAQTVLDAVFDQGNERTRLLHDYEAALHKLDATGGSDERLLERLSDLSHQLDVSGGWDLEANAKAVLDRLGIVDTDAIVGTLSGGQRKRVALARALVLRPDLLILDEPTNHLDAETISWLEGYLARYTGALLLVTHDRYFLDRVTNRMLELDGGTAQRFDGNYTYYLEKKEEQALRDEAEEQKRQNLARRELAWLRRGAKARTTKQKARVNRAEALLSEPTERAAAEIELSAPATRLGTKVVELDDVSKGFDGETLVADFTYNVLRGDRLGIIGPNGSGKTTLLEMIAGRLAPDAGTVTLGKTVTIGYYDQESRALDDDLRLIDYIKEVAEVVRTADGALITASQMLERFLFPPAMQYTPIGLLSGGERRRLYLLRVLMGAPNVLLLDEPTNDLDIPTLVALEDYLDGFAGCLIVVSHDRYFLDRTVDHLFRFEGEGRLREYPGAYSAFLEIHEREEAEQAEAERAAAKRATAPAPPPEPVAAAPAAKSTGARKLSYKEQRELESLEVRIEEAEERKADIEQRMAEAASDFDAVTALSTELHALVKQLDRDVERWAELAEMA; translated from the coding sequence ATGCCCCTGCTTTCGCTCGACGCTGTCCGCAAAAACTACGGCGTGAAGCCGCTCCTCGAAGACGTCACGTTCGTCCTCGAGGCCGACGAGCGGATGGGCGTGATCGGACCGAACGGGTCGGGGAAGACGACCCTCCTCCGCATCATTGCGGGCGTCGAGCCGCCGGATGGGGGGCGCGTGGCGGCGACGAGCGGGAGCCACGTCGCGTATCTCCCGCAGAACCCCGTGTTCGACGACGCGCAGACCGTGCTCGACGCCGTCTTCGATCAGGGGAACGAACGGACGCGACTGCTCCACGACTACGAAGCGGCGTTGCACAAGCTCGACGCCACCGGCGGGTCGGATGAACGCCTGCTCGAACGGCTGTCTGACCTCTCACACCAACTCGACGTGTCGGGCGGGTGGGACCTCGAAGCGAATGCGAAAGCCGTGCTCGATCGGCTCGGCATCGTCGACACCGACGCCATTGTCGGGACGCTCTCGGGCGGGCAGCGCAAGCGCGTTGCCCTCGCCCGCGCGCTCGTCCTCCGGCCCGACCTCCTCATCCTCGACGAGCCGACGAACCACCTCGACGCCGAGACGATCTCGTGGCTCGAAGGCTACCTCGCCCGCTACACCGGCGCGCTCCTCCTCGTCACGCACGACCGCTACTTCCTCGACCGCGTGACGAACCGGATGTTGGAGCTCGACGGCGGCACGGCGCAGCGCTTCGACGGCAACTACACGTACTACCTCGAGAAGAAGGAGGAGCAGGCGCTCCGCGACGAGGCCGAGGAGCAGAAGCGGCAGAACCTCGCCCGCCGCGAGCTCGCGTGGCTGAGGCGCGGAGCGAAGGCGCGGACGACGAAGCAGAAGGCGCGCGTAAACCGAGCCGAAGCCCTCCTCTCTGAGCCCACCGAGCGGGCCGCGGCGGAGATCGAGCTCTCGGCCCCCGCGACCCGGCTCGGCACGAAGGTCGTCGAGCTCGACGACGTCTCGAAGGGGTTCGACGGCGAGACGCTCGTCGCCGACTTCACGTACAACGTGCTGCGCGGCGACCGGCTCGGCATCATCGGGCCGAACGGATCGGGCAAGACGACCCTCCTCGAGATGATCGCGGGGCGGCTCGCGCCCGACGCCGGCACCGTCACGCTTGGGAAGACCGTGACGATCGGCTACTACGACCAGGAAAGCCGCGCGCTCGACGACGACCTCCGCCTCATCGACTACATCAAAGAGGTGGCCGAGGTCGTCCGCACGGCCGACGGCGCGCTCATCACGGCGAGCCAGATGCTGGAGCGGTTCCTCTTCCCGCCCGCGATGCAGTACACCCCGATCGGCCTCCTCTCCGGCGGCGAGCGGCGGAGGCTCTACCTCCTCCGCGTGCTGATGGGCGCGCCGAACGTGCTCCTCCTCGACGAGCCGACGAACGACCTCGACATCCCCACACTCGTCGCGCTCGAAGACTACCTCGACGGGTTCGCCGGCTGCCTCATCGTCGTCTCGCACGACCGCTACTTCCTCGACCGCACCGTCGACCACCTCTTCCGGTTCGAGGGCGAGGGAAGGCTGCGGGAGTATCCGGGGGCGTACAGCGCGTTTTTGGAGATCCACGAACGCGAAGAGGCGGAGCAGGCTGAAGCGGAGCGCGCAGCGGCGAAGCGAGCAACGGCCCCCGCTCCCCCGCCGGAACCAGTCGCCGCCGCGCCCGCAGCGAAATCGACCGGGGCGCGCAAGCTGTCGTACAAAGAGCAGCGCGAGCTGGAGTCGCTTGAAGTGCGGATCGAGGAGGCCGAGGAGCGGAAGGCAGACATCGAGCAGCGCATGGCTGAGGCGGCGAGTGACTTCGATGCCGTCACCGCGCTCTCCACCGAGCTGCACGCGCTCGTGAAGCAACTCGACCGCGACGTGGAGCGGTGGGCCGAACTCGCAGAGATGGCGTGA
- a CDS encoding glucose-1-phosphate adenylyltransferase has protein sequence MDQMLAIILGGGAGTRLFPLTSYRAKPAVPLAGKYRLVDVPISNCLNSGLDRIFVLTQFNSASLNGHIARAYRFDRFRSGFVTVLAAEQTLSSKHWYQGTADAVRQSLPHIHSFPHEYVAILSGDQLYSMDYRLMLAHHREHGADITIATTPVHANDAPGFGILKTDEHHAITEFHEKPPLDQLDGKESPVSDEMEAAGRVYLASMGIYIFNSSVLKEMLDADPDDHDFGKGIIPRAIRERRVLSYPFEAYWSDIGTIRSFFDANLMLAQPKPDFNLYDPVMPLYTNARMLAPAKVENSAVRNAIISEGSVIVGAEITDCVIGLRSFVGRGSTIRRAVVMGSDYYPWQETLNREPVQGPKRPGIGTNTFIENAIIDRNASVGNDCTIANREGTSEGEGPGFYISDGIVVIEKNAEIADGTVI, from the coding sequence ATGGACCAGATGCTCGCCATCATCCTCGGCGGTGGCGCCGGGACGCGGCTGTTCCCCCTCACGAGCTACCGCGCGAAGCCCGCCGTCCCCCTCGCCGGGAAGTACCGCCTCGTCGACGTCCCCATCTCGAACTGCCTCAACTCCGGGCTCGACCGCATCTTCGTCCTCACCCAGTTCAACTCGGCCAGCCTCAACGGCCACATCGCCCGCGCCTACCGGTTCGACCGGTTCCGCAGCGGGTTCGTCACCGTGCTCGCCGCCGAGCAGACGCTCTCGTCGAAGCACTGGTACCAGGGCACGGCCGACGCCGTCCGCCAGTCGCTCCCCCACATCCATAGCTTCCCGCACGAGTACGTCGCCATCCTCTCGGGCGACCAGCTCTACAGCATGGACTACCGGCTCATGCTCGCCCACCACCGCGAGCACGGGGCCGACATCACGATCGCGACGACACCCGTTCACGCCAACGACGCTCCCGGCTTCGGAATCCTGAAGACGGACGAGCACCACGCCATCACGGAGTTCCACGAGAAGCCGCCGCTCGACCAGCTCGACGGGAAGGAGAGCCCGGTCTCCGACGAGATGGAAGCGGCGGGCCGCGTCTACCTCGCCTCGATGGGCATCTACATCTTCAACTCGTCCGTCCTCAAGGAGATGCTCGACGCGGACCCCGACGACCACGACTTCGGCAAGGGGATCATCCCGCGCGCCATCCGGGAGCGCCGCGTGCTCTCGTACCCGTTCGAGGCGTACTGGAGCGACATCGGCACGATCCGCTCGTTCTTCGACGCCAACCTCATGCTCGCCCAGCCAAAGCCCGACTTCAACCTCTACGACCCGGTGATGCCGCTCTACACGAACGCGCGGATGCTGGCCCCGGCGAAGGTCGAGAACTCCGCCGTGCGGAACGCGATCATCAGCGAGGGCAGCGTGATCGTCGGCGCCGAGATCACCGACTGCGTCATCGGGCTCCGCTCGTTCGTCGGGCGCGGTTCGACCATCCGGCGGGCCGTGGTGATGGGCTCGGACTACTACCCGTGGCAGGAGACGCTGAACCGCGAGCCGGTACAGGGACCAAAACGGCCGGGCATCGGGACGAACACGTTCATCGAGAACGCCATCATCGACCGCAACGCGTCGGTGGGGAATGACTGCACGATCGCGAACCGCGAAGGGACGAGCGAGGGCGAGGGGCCAGGCTTCTACATCAGCGACGGCATCGTCGTGATCGAGAAGAACGCCGAGATCGCCGACGGCACGGTGATCTAG
- a CDS encoding glycogen debranching N-terminal domain-containing protein: protein MRRSLVRLRPRTDTLYTSRGFLSLATDRDGFIDDGSEHGFFAHETRMLSRYRYRVDGEALTPVALSNVDQHTWLGHYIREAPGNERGGGDHGSGMMDPESEYTLELQLHRRLGASVVERATITNYTQQPTAFRLTVEVDADFADLQETSGERKQEGTCERTWDAAARALTFDYRAEHAYDHQGVAGTASIHRRFVVRVSEADTPPVFADGCLTFDVTLAPGAAWHARLDWLPYVEAMPEWDLAADDLTDPDAALAERDRRDGLFFAEATTFETAESATLAPVVTAALDRARSDLAALRLYDLDRGERAWTLAAGLPIYLALFGRDALTAAWQGGLLGPEMLTGTLPALAHFQGTEDVPWRDERPGRMPHEAHTGPLARLRFNPFGRYYGSMTTSAFYPVAAAELWHWTGDRDLAFRDLGPTLDAFAWLDAHGDRDGDGFYEYLTRSEQGTKHQGWKDSPDAIVGADGRLIEPPIATCEEQAFVYQAKFAYAETLWQLGKRDDAERLFGEARDLKERFNDAFWLEDEGTYAIGLDADKRPIRAITSNPGHCLATGIVPAERAERVAERLFQPDLWSGWGIRTLSTENPAYNPYSYHRGSVWPVEHGTFALALMRYGLWDRLHQLCRAQFEAAALFDHVRLPEVFSGHARTDAQPFPAFYPQANSPQAWSASAVFTFVQALLGIYPYAPLHLLVVDPHLPEWLPELTVRGLRVGPATATIRFFRKDDGSSSYHVEHVEGPLHVVRQPSPWSLTATTGERIADALASLLPGK from the coding sequence GTGCGCCGATCCCTCGTCCGCCTCCGCCCCCGGACCGACACCCTCTACACCAGCCGCGGCTTCCTCTCCCTCGCCACCGACCGCGACGGGTTCATCGACGACGGGAGCGAGCACGGGTTCTTCGCCCACGAGACGCGGATGCTCTCGCGCTACCGCTACCGCGTCGACGGCGAGGCGTTGACGCCCGTCGCGCTCTCGAATGTGGACCAGCACACGTGGCTCGGCCACTACATCCGCGAGGCGCCCGGCAATGAGCGCGGCGGCGGCGACCACGGCAGCGGGATGATGGACCCCGAGAGCGAGTACACCCTCGAACTCCAGCTCCACCGCCGCCTCGGCGCGAGTGTCGTCGAGCGGGCGACGATCACGAACTACACCCAGCAGCCGACCGCTTTCCGGCTCACGGTCGAGGTCGACGCCGACTTCGCGGACCTGCAAGAGACCTCGGGCGAGCGGAAGCAGGAGGGGACGTGCGAGCGGACGTGGGACGCCGCCGCGCGCGCGCTCACGTTCGACTACCGCGCCGAGCACGCCTACGACCACCAGGGCGTCGCCGGCACGGCCTCGATCCACCGCCGCTTCGTCGTCCGCGTCAGCGAAGCGGACACGCCGCCGGTCTTCGCCGACGGCTGCCTCACGTTCGACGTCACGCTCGCGCCGGGTGCCGCGTGGCACGCCCGGCTCGACTGGCTCCCCTACGTCGAGGCGATGCCCGAGTGGGACCTCGCCGCCGACGACCTCACCGACCCCGACGCGGCCCTCGCCGAGCGGGACCGGCGCGACGGGCTTTTCTTCGCCGAAGCGACGACGTTCGAGACGGCCGAGAGCGCGACGCTCGCCCCCGTCGTCACCGCCGCACTCGACCGAGCGCGGAGCGACCTCGCCGCGCTCCGCCTCTACGACCTCGACCGGGGCGAGCGGGCGTGGACGCTCGCCGCCGGCCTCCCGATCTACCTCGCCCTCTTCGGGCGCGACGCGCTCACCGCCGCGTGGCAGGGCGGCCTCCTCGGGCCCGAGATGCTCACCGGCACGCTCCCCGCCCTCGCCCACTTCCAGGGCACCGAGGACGTGCCGTGGCGCGACGAGCGGCCCGGCCGGATGCCGCACGAGGCCCACACCGGCCCGCTCGCCCGGCTCCGCTTCAACCCCTTCGGCCGCTACTACGGCTCGATGACGACGAGCGCGTTCTACCCCGTCGCCGCCGCTGAGCTGTGGCACTGGACCGGCGACCGCGACCTCGCCTTCCGCGACCTCGGCCCCACGCTCGACGCCTTCGCCTGGCTCGACGCCCACGGCGACCGCGACGGCGACGGGTTCTACGAGTACCTCACGCGCTCCGAGCAGGGCACGAAGCACCAGGGCTGGAAGGACTCGCCCGACGCGATTGTCGGCGCCGACGGCCGTCTCATCGAGCCGCCGATCGCGACGTGCGAGGAGCAGGCGTTCGTCTACCAGGCCAAGTTCGCCTACGCCGAGACCCTCTGGCAGCTCGGCAAGCGCGACGACGCCGAGCGGCTCTTCGGCGAAGCCCGAGACCTCAAAGAGCGGTTCAACGACGCGTTCTGGCTGGAGGACGAGGGGACCTACGCGATCGGGCTCGACGCCGACAAGCGCCCGATCCGCGCCATCACGTCGAACCCCGGCCACTGCCTCGCCACCGGCATCGTCCCCGCCGAGCGCGCCGAGCGCGTGGCCGAGCGCCTCTTCCAGCCTGACCTGTGGAGCGGCTGGGGCATCCGCACGCTCTCGACGGAGAACCCGGCGTACAACCCGTACAGCTACCACCGCGGGAGCGTGTGGCCCGTCGAGCACGGGACGTTCGCGCTCGCGCTCATGCGCTACGGGCTGTGGGATCGGCTCCATCAGCTCTGCCGCGCGCAGTTCGAGGCCGCCGCCCTCTTCGACCACGTCCGCCTCCCGGAAGTGTTCAGCGGCCACGCGCGGACGGACGCGCAGCCGTTCCCCGCGTTCTACCCGCAGGCGAACAGCCCACAGGCGTGGAGCGCGAGCGCCGTGTTCACGTTCGTGCAAGCCCTCCTCGGGATCTACCCTTACGCCCCGCTCCACCTCCTCGTCGTCGACCCACACCTCCCGGAGTGGCTGCCCGAGCTGACCGTGCGCGGCCTCCGCGTCGGCCCGGCGACAGCGACGATCCGGTTCTTCCGCAAGGACGATGGATCGAGCAGCTACCACGTCGAGCATGTCGAGGGCCCGCTCCACGTCGTCCGGCAGCCCAGCCCGTGGTCGCTCACGGCGACGACGGGCGAGCGGATCGCGGACGCCCTCGCCAGTCTGCTCCCCGGCAAGTAG
- a CDS encoding response regulator: MTDPLDLLLVDDSKADRALVRTLLARHYHVREAATAREARALLGADEPDLVLLDYRLPDAAGVDLLPAFVERHVPVVMLTGMETPEIIVEAMRGGAHDYLTKGRLTEEGLERAIANAVEKAALRRALDAQQRALAEHAAALEAKNREVRALASALTLAEQAERRRVADLLHDNVQQMLFGVKLALRLLHAPAVSPEATHKRLTDAEDILDQAIDVTRHLAVELTPPVLDREDMAVALRWLAEHMGGMYGMTIEVTAACPCRIPSRELRILVVQIIRELLFNVVKHAGVDAARLRLESCDGGAVFVVEDDGCGFDPAAAESSEDEGPAGFGLYSVRQRLELVGGSLAIESAPGDGCRITLAAPEEWMSDGA, translated from the coding sequence ATGACTGACCCCCTCGACCTGCTCCTCGTGGACGACAGCAAAGCGGACCGTGCGCTCGTCCGGACCCTGCTGGCTCGGCACTACCACGTCCGGGAGGCGGCCACGGCGCGCGAGGCTCGCGCCCTGCTCGGCGCCGACGAGCCCGACCTCGTCCTCCTCGATTACCGGCTCCCCGACGCCGCCGGCGTCGACCTACTGCCCGCGTTCGTCGAGCGCCACGTGCCCGTCGTGATGCTGACGGGGATGGAGACGCCGGAGATCATCGTGGAGGCGATGCGGGGGGGCGCGCACGACTACCTCACGAAGGGGCGGCTGACGGAGGAGGGGCTGGAGCGCGCGATCGCGAACGCCGTCGAGAAAGCGGCACTCCGGCGGGCCCTCGATGCGCAGCAGCGGGCGCTCGCCGAGCACGCCGCCGCGCTCGAAGCGAAGAACCGCGAGGTCCGCGCCCTCGCCTCGGCCCTCACCCTCGCCGAGCAGGCCGAGCGCCGCCGCGTCGCCGACCTCCTCCACGACAACGTCCAGCAGATGCTCTTCGGCGTGAAGCTCGCGCTGCGGCTGCTGCACGCGCCCGCCGTCAGCCCCGAAGCCACGCACAAACGCCTCACCGACGCCGAGGACATCCTCGACCAGGCCATCGACGTCACGCGCCACCTCGCCGTCGAACTCACGCCGCCCGTGCTCGACCGGGAGGACATGGCCGTCGCGCTCCGCTGGCTCGCCGAGCACATGGGCGGGATGTACGGGATGACGATCGAGGTGACGGCCGCGTGCCCGTGCCGGATCCCGTCGCGGGAGCTGCGGATCCTCGTCGTGCAGATCATCCGCGAGCTCCTGTTCAACGTCGTGAAGCACGCCGGGGTGGACGCGGCGCGGCTCCGGCTGGAGTCGTGCGACGGCGGTGCGGTCTTCGTCGTGGAGGACGACGGCTGTGGGTTCGACCCCGCGGCGGCGGAGTCCAGCGAGGACGAAGGGCCAGCCGGCTTCGGGCTCTACAGCGTGCGGCAACGGCTCGAACTCGTCGGCGGCAGCCTCGCGATTGAGTCCGCGCCGGGCGACGGGTGCCGCATCACGCTCGCCGCACCGGAGGAGTGGATGAGCGACGGGGCGTGA